A window of the Rhinoraja longicauda isolate Sanriku21f chromosome 20, sRhiLon1.1, whole genome shotgun sequence genome harbors these coding sequences:
- the LOC144603724 gene encoding ras-related protein Rap-1b yields the protein MREYKLVVLGSGGVGKSALTVQFVQGIFVEKYDPTIEDSYRKQVEVDGQQCMLEILDTAGTEQFTAMRDLYMKNGQGFALVFSITAQSTFNDLQDLREQILRVKDTDDVPMILVGNKCDLEDERVVGKEQGQNLARQWCNCAFLESSAKSKINVNEIFYDLVRQINRKSPVSGRPPKPAKCQLL from the exons ATGCGCGAGTATAAGCTGGTGGTCCTTGGTTCAGGAGGTGTTGGAAAATCAGCTTTG ACTGTACAATTTGTTCAAGGAATATTTGTGGAAAAATATGATCCAACAATAGAGGATTCCTACAGAAAG CAAGTTGAAGTAGATGGACAACAATGTATGCTTGAAATCCTGGATACAGCTGGAACG GAGCAATTTACTGCAATGAGAGATCTATACATGAAAAATGGACAAGGTTTTGCATTAGTATTTTCTATAACAGCACAATCAACTTTTAATGACTTGCAAGACCTGAGAGAGCAAATTCTTAGGGTCAAGGATACTGATGAT GTGCCAATGATTTTGGTTGGCAATAAGTGTGACTTGGAGGACGAGCGGGTAGTTGGAAAGGAGCAAGGACAGAACCTAGCAAGACAGTGGTGTAACTGTGCCTTTCTAGAATCCTCTGCAAAGTCAAAGATTAATGTTAATGAG attttTTATGATCTGGTCCGACAAATCAACAGAAAATCACCAGTTTCTGGAAGACCTCCAAAACCAGCAAAATGCCAGCTGCTTTAA